A window of Kribbella voronezhensis genomic DNA:
TCGGTGGTGATCTGGTCACCCACAAGGACGCGAAGGGCGCTGTCACCGGCGTCACCTACAACCTCGGCCGCAAGACCGTCACCCCCGCGTCGCGGACTCCGAAGATCTCCAAGGCCGCGGCCCAGGCCAAGGGTCTCGCCGCGGCACAGGCGACCAAGAACGAGACGTCCGCCGGGAACGAGTTGGTCGTCCTCGTCACCGACCAGGGTCCCAAGCTGGCGTACGACGTCCTGACCACCGGCATCCGTGCCAACCAGGTTCCGACCCGGCTGCACACCTACGTCGACGCCGGCACGGGCGCCGTGCTCCTGACCGACGACGAGATCAAGACCGGCACCGGCGACGGCATCTTCGTCGGCAACGTCACCATCAACACCAGCGCCAAGTCGGGCGGCGGTTTCGAGATGAGGGACGCGCTCGGCCATACGGCCACCGACGTGCACAACCAGGGCGATCCCAACACGGGTGAAGGCCCGGACGGTGACCTCTTCACCGACGCCGACGACAAGTGGGGGACCGGGGCTCAGTCCGACCGTGCGTCCGCCGCCGTCGACGCGCTCTACGGCGCGCAGAAGACGTTCGACTACTACAAGACCCAGCTCGGCCGGAACGGGATCTGGAACGACGGCCGCGGGGCCCGCTCACGCGTTCACTTCGCCAACGCGATGGTGAACGCGTTCTGGGACGGCACGCAGATGTCGTACGGCGACGGCGCGAACAACGCTGCTCCGCTCACCGAGCTGGACGTCGCCGGGCACGAGATGAGCCACGGTGTCACCGAGAACACCGCTGGACTGGTCTACAGCGGTGAAGCCGGCGGACTCAACGAGGCGACCTCCGACATCTTCGGTACGGCGATCGAGTTCTACGTGAACAACCCCAACGACGTACCGGACTACTTCATCGGTGAAGAGATCGACATCCACGGCAACGGCTCGCCGCTGCGGTACATGGACAAGCCGAGCAAGGACGGCGCGTCGAAGGACTGCTGGTCCTCGACGCTCGGCTCCCTCGACCCGCACTACTCCTCGGGTCCGCTCAACCACTGGTTCTTCCTGCTCTCCGAGGGTTCGGGTGCCAAGACGGTCAACGGGGTCAGCTACAACTCGCCCACCTGTTCCGGCGCCGCGGCCGTGACCGGCATCGGTCACGCCAAGGCCGAGAAGATCTGGTACCGCACGCTGGCGACCTACCTCACGTCGTCGAGCAAGTACTCCAACGCCCGGACCGGCGCGATCAAGTCCGCCAAGGACCTCTACGGCCAGGGCTCGGCAGAGTGCCTGGCGGTCGAAAAGGCGTTCACGGCCATCGCCGTCGCGGCCACGACCGAGACGTGTGGCACGACCAACCCGGACCCCGGCTCCCCGACGGTCACCAACCCCGGCGCGCAGACGAGCACCGTAGGGACCGCTGACACGCTGCAACTCGCAGCGACGGGCGGCACCACGCCGTACTCATGGTCGGCGACCGGTCTCCCCGCGGGCCTCACGGTCAACGCCTCGACGGGGCTGATCTCCGGTACCCCGACCGCCGCGGCCACCTCCACGGTGACGGCGAAGGTCACTGACGCCGCGGGCAAGACGGCCGCCGTCTCCTTCTCGTGGGTCGTCTCCGGCGGCGGAGGCGGTGGCGCCTGCAACGGCGCGCTCAACTACAGCGGCACCCTCACCGCGGGCGGCACCAAGACATTCGCCGCTTTCAGCGACAGCGACGCGGGCCAGCTCAAGGTCTGCCTCGACGGGCCGACCGGCAGCGACTTCGATGTCTACCTGCAGAAGCAGTCCGGCTTGTCCTGGGTGACGGTTGCCCAAGGCATCAGCCCGAACCCGGACGAGTCGTTCACCTACAACAACACGGCGGGCACCTACCGCCTCGTGGTGAAGGCCGACTCCGGATCGGGTGCGTTCACGGCTTCCGTGTCGGAGTGATCGCAAACCTGGAAGGACCAGCCTGAGCAATGGCACCTCCTCGAGCGCTTCGGGCTCGAGGAGGTGCTGCTGTACCGACTCAGATCCAGCCCCGCCGGCTCGCCTGAATGGCCAGCTGGAATCGGCTGTGAGCGCCGAGCACCTCTTCGAGCCGAGCGATCCGCCGGCCCACCGTGCGGGCGCTCACGCCCAGGTCGCGGGCGATCGCCTCATCGGTGAGGCCGGCTGCCAGGTAGGACAGCAGCTGCTGCTCGTCGGAAGCCGGACCACCCAACGCGTCGACCACCTGAGACTCCGGTGACAGCGGCACACCCATCTGCCAGAAGACGTCGAAGAGGGCGACCAGGGAGTCGAGCAGACCGGACTCGTGGACGATGACGAGTGACCGCCGGGCCCCTTTCTGGCCCGGAACCGACAACAGCGCACGCTTGTCGTCGAACAGCATGAGGTTGAGCGGGACCTGGGCGAAGACGCGTGCCTGCTCGCCCACCGCGATGCACTGATGAACTGCGGCAAGCCCTTCGAAGTCCTCCAGCACCGAGACGCCATAGAGCCCGCGTGCCCGGACGCCGCGTTCCATGGCCGCGAAGAATCCGACCGCCACGCCGGGCCGCGGGATCTCCATCCCGGTCCGGGCCTTCCGCGGCGAGACGGGGCCGATGCACAAACCGTCGACGGTCGAGGCCGTGTCATCCATCAGCTTGGCCTCGACCACCGCGCACCGCGCCTCGTCCGTGATGACCTCCACAAAACTCGAGCGGTCGCCGGCTTCGCTCCAGATGTCGGCAAAAACCGAGGCGAGCTGGCGAGTTGCGTCAGCAGCCTTCGCATGCTCGGCCGCCACCTGCTCCAACGGAATCCGCGGCGGGACCGCCTCGATCTCCCCGCAACTCACTTCGAGTAGTCCGATGGCAGCCAGCGCCTGCACCTCGTCCGCAGCGGCGGCGTAGTCGATACCGGCACGCTCGGCCAGGACCTCCAGGCTCGCCCTCCCGCCCTCGACGGCCGCACGATAAAGCGGCTCCGCGACAGCCGAGAGAATGGGTGCTGAGGGCAATTTCATCTCGTCGTCTTACCACTTCCTGCGCCCACTACGCGAGCACCGGAACACCTGACCCCCAGGGAGCTCACCTTGCAGTCACCACTCCCACACGTGCCGTAGCCCTAGGTTCCACGGAGCTATCCATCGGCGGTCTTGGCCGGTGGGGCCTGGGTGACGCGCTGGCCGGTGTCTGATTGCCAGTAGAGGACTGAGCGGCCGGAGCGGCGGCGTTCGAGTAGGCCGGCGGCGGTCAGGACGTGGAGGTGCTCGGAGACGGTGGACAGGGACAGACCGGTTGCCGCGACGAGTGCCGTCGTACTGATCGGGTCGGTGGCGGCGGTGAGGATGCGGGCGCGGTTGCGGCCGAGCAGTTCGACCAGTGGTTCGGCCAGGACGGTGGTTCCGGCGAAGATGCCGGTGACGGGATAGGTCAGCGCGAACCGGTCCGGCAGCCGCCAGCTGACGCTGACTCGCTGGGTGTGGGTGGCGATGAACATCAGCGAACGCCCACGGACATCGGTGACCGGATAGTCCCAGCGGTTCACCTGGATGCGTCCGTCACCGAGCCACTGCACATCGGGACCAAGCCCTCGCAGTACGCCGGACCACCCCTGCTCGCTGAGTCGCGACGTCCGGGACACGATGTCGGCTTGGAGCATCCGCTTGCGGCGCGGCCAGTCCGGCTCGACCGTGTGCGTCCAGACCCAGGTCAGGAGCTCTGCCGCCCTCGCGGCCAGAGCGCTCTCCGACTCCAGAATCGCGGGCAACTGCGAGCGGACCACGCGCAGATCTGCCCGGATCTCTTCGTCGTCGAGCGCCAGTAGAGCGTCGAGTTCATCGGCCAGCCGAGCGTCCGGATCGAGCGGCAGGCTGGTCAGGAAGTCAGCGGTCCAGCTTCGGCCGAAAGCGCTGTCCAGTAAGGCCGCCCAGACCGGCTCGGCGGCGAGCCGCTCTTCGAACGCCGGCCGGTGGATGTCCTTCCAGGCGCGGAACCAGGGCTCGACGGGTCGCAGCAGCAGCTTCAGCGCGGACACGGTCTCGGTGAGCTCGGACGTGGCGAAGCGCGCGGTCGCCAGGGTGTCGGCGTCGACAAGGAACTCGGACAATGGTTTCGCCTCCACCCGAAACTGTAGGAGGTCGCCGGACCACGACCGAAGCTCCTGATATGAGTTCCTGTACCGCGCCGGCCGCTTCCGTCCCGACCTACCGGCAGCTCTTCGCGAACGCCGAGTTCCGTGGTCTGTGGGCCGGAAGCGCACTCGGCAACGCCTCCTCGACCATGACCAGTCTGACGCTCGCCTTGATGGTGAACGCGGCGACCGGGTCGGCACTGCTCGCCGCGCTCGTTATGTTCGGGCCGTCGCTCGCGCAGGTGCTCGGCGTCTCGACCCTGATGTCGGCCGCCGACACCGCCCAGCCGCGCCGGATCCTCGTCGTCCTCGCACTGCTGTCGACGACCGCGGTCGCCGCGCAGGCCGCCTTCCAGCTCCCCGCCGCCGCGCGCCTCGGGCTCGCTCTCCTCGTCGCCTACGGGCTGTCGATCGGCTCCGGCGTCCGCTGGGGGCTGCTGAACGACGTCGTCACCCACGACCAGTTCGTGCTCGGCCGTTCGGCGATGAACCTCTCGGTCGGCGCCATGCAGATCGCCGGCTTCGGCGTCGCCGGACTGTTGCTCCAGGCAATGAGTCCCGCTATGGTGCTCTGGCTGGCCGCCGGCTTCTCGGCGCTCGCGATCCCGGTGCTCCGATTCGGTCTCAGCGACCGCGCGCCGCGGCGCGCAGCTCGCACCAGCCTCGCCGAGACCTGGCTCGGCAATCGCCGGCTGCTGGGCGAGCGCCGGACCAGGCCCCTGCTGCTCGCGCTCACCATCCCGAACGGTCTCGTCGTCGGATGTGAAGCACTCTTCGTGCCGTACGCCGGTGCCGGTGCCGGCTGGCTTCTGGCTGCCGGAGCGGCAGGCATGATGTCCGGCGACCTGGTCATCGGCCGCTTCCTCAACCGCGCCCAGCGCCGGGTGGCAGCGCGCTGGCTCCGCTTCGTACTGGCGGTTCCCTTTCTCGCCTTCGTCACCGACCTACCGCTCGGCGTACTGGCCGCGCTGGTCGCCCTCGGCAGCTGCGGGTACGCCGCCTCGCTCGCTCAGCAGGAGGTGCTCGTCGAGCTCACTCCCCCGGAGCTGCGCGGGCAGGTCCTCGGCATCGAGTCCGCCCTGCGCATGACGACCTTCGGCCTCTGCGCGATCGCCGCCGGCACCCTCGCCGACCTCACCTCACCCGCGCCCGCCATCACCACCTTCGCCGCCGCATCCCTGCTGGCGTCGGTAGCACTCACAATTCCACTGACCCGCATCATGACGTGAGCGAGGACGGTCAGCGGCGGTCGTTGTCTTCGGAGTTGAAGAGGGTCTGGGCGTCCGGCTCGGGCGCCGGGGCGGGGTCGCGGCGGCGCTGCAGGTGCTCGGGCGGGGCTTCGTCGTCGAGGATGCCGTCGCCGGGTTTGCCTTCGGGGCCGCCGAAGAGAAGGTCGGACATCTGCAGGTGCATGTGCTCGACGTGCGGAACGTCGGGGAGGATCACCTGGCCGCGCTCGCCGGCCGACTCGATCTGCAGGGTGCCGCAACCGAGGATCCGGTCGATCAGGCCGTGCTCGTAGGAGACGTCGTTGATCCGCATCAGCGGGATGTCCCGGCCGGTCCGGGTGAGGATGCCGTGCCGGGTGATGAGGCGCCGGTTGGTCAGCGTGTAGGTCGAGAACAACCAGTTCAGGAACGGTTTCGCCGCGAACCCGAGCAGGATCAGCAGGCCGGCCACCCCGATCGCGATCCGGGCCGCGGTCTGCATGCTGCCGTCCGGCACGATCGCGGCCAGGAAGCCACCGCCGGCCGCCACCACCAGGAGCAGGAACACCGGGAAGATCAGCGCCTTCCAGTGCGTCCGGGTGCTGACGACGATGTACTCGTCCTCACCCAACAACTTCGCCGAGATCGCCATACCCCCAGTCTCACAGTTCTCGGGCTCGCTGTCGCCGGTCGACACGAGGCGCGGCCGGCCGCGGTACCGGCCCAGCCGCGGGCGGAACCGGTCCGACACGGTGATTGAAGACTTCACAAAATGCATACAGTCCGCCAAGATGCGCGAGGGGGATGCGTCACCGATCTGGGGGGCTCGACGACTTAGGAGCCGTGATGGGCATCTTGTCGGTACTCGACCGGGAGCACACGGTCGCGCCACCGGGGT
This region includes:
- a CDS encoding M4 family metallopeptidase; translated protein: MKRPRTSLIATGGLLAAGLVMTPFFAAHADQTSPGAVAHDPSSLAADEQAHAPASASALGLTSGEKLTVKAVIEDADGGTHVRYQRTLDGLRVIGGDLVTHKDAKGAVTGVTYNLGRKTVTPASRTPKISKAAAQAKGLAAAQATKNETSAGNELVVLVTDQGPKLAYDVLTTGIRANQVPTRLHTYVDAGTGAVLLTDDEIKTGTGDGIFVGNVTINTSAKSGGGFEMRDALGHTATDVHNQGDPNTGEGPDGDLFTDADDKWGTGAQSDRASAAVDALYGAQKTFDYYKTQLGRNGIWNDGRGARSRVHFANAMVNAFWDGTQMSYGDGANNAAPLTELDVAGHEMSHGVTENTAGLVYSGEAGGLNEATSDIFGTAIEFYVNNPNDVPDYFIGEEIDIHGNGSPLRYMDKPSKDGASKDCWSSTLGSLDPHYSSGPLNHWFFLLSEGSGAKTVNGVSYNSPTCSGAAAVTGIGHAKAEKIWYRTLATYLTSSSKYSNARTGAIKSAKDLYGQGSAECLAVEKAFTAIAVAATTETCGTTNPDPGSPTVTNPGAQTSTVGTADTLQLAATGGTTPYSWSATGLPAGLTVNASTGLISGTPTAAATSTVTAKVTDAAGKTAAVSFSWVVSGGGGGGACNGALNYSGTLTAGGTKTFAAFSDSDAGQLKVCLDGPTGSDFDVYLQKQSGLSWVTVAQGISPNPDESFTYNNTAGTYRLVVKADSGSGAFTASVSE
- a CDS encoding helix-turn-helix transcriptional regulator, which encodes MKLPSAPILSAVAEPLYRAAVEGGRASLEVLAERAGIDYAAAADEVQALAAIGLLEVSCGEIEAVPPRIPLEQVAAEHAKAADATRQLASVFADIWSEAGDRSSFVEVITDEARCAVVEAKLMDDTASTVDGLCIGPVSPRKARTGMEIPRPGVAVGFFAAMERGVRARGLYGVSVLEDFEGLAAVHQCIAVGEQARVFAQVPLNLMLFDDKRALLSVPGQKGARRSLVIVHESGLLDSLVALFDVFWQMGVPLSPESQVVDALGGPASDEQQLLSYLAAGLTDEAIARDLGVSARTVGRRIARLEEVLGAHSRFQLAIQASRRGWI
- a CDS encoding ArsR/SmtB family transcription factor; this encodes MEAKPLSEFLVDADTLATARFATSELTETVSALKLLLRPVEPWFRAWKDIHRPAFEERLAAEPVWAALLDSAFGRSWTADFLTSLPLDPDARLADELDALLALDDEEIRADLRVVRSQLPAILESESALAARAAELLTWVWTHTVEPDWPRRKRMLQADIVSRTSRLSEQGWSGVLRGLGPDVQWLGDGRIQVNRWDYPVTDVRGRSLMFIATHTQRVSVSWRLPDRFALTYPVTGIFAGTTVLAEPLVELLGRNRARILTAATDPISTTALVAATGLSLSTVSEHLHVLTAAGLLERRRSGRSVLYWQSDTGQRVTQAPPAKTADG
- a CDS encoding MFS transporter, which gives rise to MSSCTAPAASVPTYRQLFANAEFRGLWAGSALGNASSTMTSLTLALMVNAATGSALLAALVMFGPSLAQVLGVSTLMSAADTAQPRRILVVLALLSTTAVAAQAAFQLPAAARLGLALLVAYGLSIGSGVRWGLLNDVVTHDQFVLGRSAMNLSVGAMQIAGFGVAGLLLQAMSPAMVLWLAAGFSALAIPVLRFGLSDRAPRRAARTSLAETWLGNRRLLGERRTRPLLLALTIPNGLVVGCEALFVPYAGAGAGWLLAAGAAGMMSGDLVIGRFLNRAQRRVAARWLRFVLAVPFLAFVTDLPLGVLAALVALGSCGYAASLAQQEVLVELTPPELRGQVLGIESALRMTTFGLCAIAAGTLADLTSPAPAITTFAAASLLASVALTIPLTRIMT
- a CDS encoding PH domain-containing protein, with the protein product MAISAKLLGEDEYIVVSTRTHWKALIFPVFLLLVVAAGGGFLAAIVPDGSMQTAARIAIGVAGLLILLGFAAKPFLNWLFSTYTLTNRRLITRHGILTRTGRDIPLMRINDVSYEHGLIDRILGCGTLQIESAGERGQVILPDVPHVEHMHLQMSDLLFGGPEGKPGDGILDDEAPPEHLQRRRDPAPAPEPDAQTLFNSEDNDRR